A stretch of Planococcus citri chromosome 5, ihPlaCitr1.1, whole genome shotgun sequence DNA encodes these proteins:
- the LOC135848760 gene encoding histone deacetylase 6-like yields MSDKESDTKPKDNDVASKSRVIVEQSNAVEAGAELSVSSSGAEASSTVSLSPQPGPSSSSIMFSDLKKVQLISDDDIQYFLEDNAYAVVPVADCPHMSVIQPLPVAEINIKAPCTRCESTQENWICLTCYAVYCSRYVNQHMVEHTQAASHPIALSFSDISVWCYSCDDYVESDALHQVKSVVHQAKFGIPS; encoded by the exons ATGAGCGATAAAGAAAGCGATACGAAGCCGAAGGATAACGACGTAGCGAGTAAAAGTCGTGTAATAGTCGAGCAATCAAACGCAGTCGAAGCCGGAGCCGAACTCAGTGTTTCAAGTTCCGGTGCAGAGGCTTCGAGTACGGTTTCGTTATCTCCTCAACCGGGTCCATCTTCGTCCTCCATAATGTTTAgcgatttgaaaaaagtacaattgATCTCCGACGATGATATTCAG TATTTCTTAGAAGATAATGCCTATGCAGTTGTTCCTGTAGCTGATTGCCCTCACATGTCGGTCATCCAACCTTTACCTGTTGCTGAAATCAATATTAAAGCACCTTGTACCCGGTGTGAATCCACTCAAGAGAATTGGATTTGTTTAACGTGTTATGCG GTTTATTGTAGTCGTTATGTGAATCAGCATATGGTGGAACATACGCAAGCCGCGTCCCATCCGATTGCCTTAAGTTTCAGTGATATTTCTGTATGGTGTTACAGTTGTGATGATTACGTAGAGAGCGAT GCTCTGCATCAAGTTAAAAGTGTCGTTCATCAAGCTAAATTCGGTATCCCGTCTTAG
- the PIG-Z gene encoding GPI mannosyltransferase 4 produces MEENSHKAELLIHAGLICTRILFAVAPQTGYIHPDEYFQSLEVVLGDVYKIKRSKIWEFDDEYPIRNSFIPYLLYGVPCYIMKVFLQIFQFHGPVSPYLLVIPPRIVMCILSFLVDFSLARICRMYNTDVSGRLVLLASSCVMLVFATRTFSNTVEMVLFSLLLYVIVKNVIESEKVFPVEDKLKASLENASTSPRDKVLILRQLKRISHHNHSGFWQISVLTVFGMFNRPTFLAFAIAPIHFWLYRGFPLRKISYYTVQLRFAWLLSVAVPLAAALVVGDTIYYKRDKALDMLTNDGLGMCLTRFIECLEITPLNFLRYNFYAENLAKHGLHPRYLHLLVNIPLLFNVLGISVLYMIASIFFNILIHRRISNLPKFDHVSGLMFGSIIIPLAVLSLAPHQEPRFLIPLILPMIFLKGMKMNNKAEDKEYSFKSLFGTKFSKVMFFVWCVCNFGVVFFFGFLHQAGILPSINHITSIRQDIKDAAPIHVIPSYTYTLPQTLLTATIYDGQTWRPGRSNVLLYPPSSSNFDMSMKLLEAVVQSVERHPPHDDFVYFLFPTSLTTNFTSHAVLKRLKVKYVISYYYLLHVSTEAFPQLDELVNKIGLNAVLLRSVKFIRNDQKDPFSGYFSPEDNPSFSELFSNF; encoded by the exons ATGgaggaaaattctcataaaGCGGAGTTACTCATACACGCCGGATTAATTTGCACTCGAATTTTGTTCGCTGTTGCTCCTCAAACTGGATACATCCATCCTGACGAATATTTCCAATCTTTGGAAGTTGTGCTGG GAGACGTTTATAAAATCAAGAGATCCAAAATTTGGGAATTCGATGACGAGTATCCGATCAGAAACTCCTTTATTCCATATTTACTGTACGGAGTGCCATGCTACATAATGAAagtttttctacaaattttccaatttcacgGACCAGTTTCACCTTATTTGCTAGTCATTCCTCCCAGAATCGTGATGtgtattttgtcttttttggtggatttttcttTAGCCAG AATTTGTCGAATGTATAATACCGATGTGAGTGGACGACTGGTTTTGTTAGCATCGTCCTGTGTTATGCTGGTTTTCGCTACGAGGACGTTTTCAAACACCGTAGAAATGGTTTTGTTTTCCTTACTTTTATACGTGATTGTGAAAAATGTCATCGAATCGGAAAAA GTATTCCCTGTCGAAGATAAATTAAAAGCTTCTTTGGAAAACGCCTCCACCAGTCCTCGAGATAAAGTGTTAATTTTACGTCAATTGAAACGTATCTCGCATCATAATCATAGTGGATTTTGGCAAATAAGCGTTTTGACCGTTTTTGGGATGTTTAACAGACCGACTTTTTTGGCGTTCGCAATCGCTCCGATACATTTCTGGCTTTATAGAGGATTTCCGTTGAGAAAAATCTCTTATTATACGGTGCAATTGAGGTTTGCTTGGTTGCTTTCGGTAGCTGTACCTTTGGCAGCTGCGTTAGTCGTTGGAGATACGATTTATTATAAAAGAG ATAAAGCATTGGATATGTTGACCAACGATGGATTAGGAATGTGTTTGACTAGATTCATCGAATGTTTGGAAATCACTCCTTTGAATTTTCTCAGATATAATTTCTATGCCGAGAACTTGGCTAAACATGGATTACATCCTAGATACTTACATCTTCTGGTCAATATTCCGTTACTCTTCAATGTCTTGGGAATCAGCGTTTTGTACATGATTGcatctatttttttcaa CATTCTAATACATCGAAGAATttccaatttaccgaaattcgACCACGTTAGCGGATTAATGTTCGGCTCGATTATCATTCCTTTGGCTGTGCTTTCGTTAGCACCTCATCAAGAACCTCGGTTCCTCATTCCACTCATCTTACCTATGATTTTCCTCAAAGGTATGAAGATGAATAATAAAGCCGAAGACAAGGAGTACTCGTTTAAGAGTTTATTTGGCACGAAATTCTCCAAAGTGATGTTTTTCGTATG GTGTGTTTGCAACTTTGGGGTGGTATTCTTTTTTGGTTTCCTTCATCAAGCTGGAATTTTACCGTCGATAAATCACATTACGAGTATCAGACAGGATATCAAAGATGCAGCTCCTATTCATGTCATACCCAGCTATACTTATACTCTACCACAAACCTTACTCACAGCTACAATCTACGATGGACAGACCTGGAG ACCAGGTCGATCGAACGTTCTACTCTACCCTCCATCATCATCGAATTTCGACATGTCGATGAAATTACTCGAAGCAGTCGTTCAATCTGTGGAGCGTCACCCACCCCATGACGATTTCGTGTACTTTCTGTTTCCAACATCTCTCACTACTAATTTCACTAGTCATGCTGTTCTTAAAAGACTGAAAGTAAAATATGTAATCTCATATTACTACTTACTACATGTTTCCACCGAGGCATTCCCTCAGCTCGACGAGCTCGTGAACAAAATAGGTTTGAACGCGGTACTACTTAGATCTGTCAAGTTTATTCGTAATGATCAAAAGGATCCTTTTAGTGGATATTTTTCGCCTGAAGACAATCCCagttttagtgaattattcagTAATTTCTAG
- the LOC135848755 gene encoding polyamine deacetylase HDAC10-like isoform X2, giving the protein MSSTETAITFNEEMTKHHCLWDPNYPECPERFSHVLKRCQELGLVSRCRRIPTREATNAEILTKHSPETITLLEECQSKDAEELEKISSKFDAVYICPETFRLAKMAAGSVIDLVKEVSEGKARNGMAIVRPPGHHAMKSAYCGYCFYNNVALAADYALKHCNVSKILIVDWDVHHGQATQQMFYDDNRVLYFSIHRFEYGTFWPNLRESDYDYVGEGAGLGYNFNVPLNKTGFGNSEYLAIFHELLLPAAIEFEPNLVLVSGGYDAALGDEKGMMKVEPACYAYLLNSLKALANGKVAVVLEGGYFLKSLAEGAALTLRALLGDPCPNINPLSEPNKPDDNLLETIRNVIHSHRPYWKCFQIYDTFSPSKLPLPSNCHNPTIKFEYDEEPLEVFPTRECYPIVTEDIKTYFNDWLDDLIESTILRSPKHKCALISDRNEYPVLLDYMIQNGKFVREDGSCDIELFFNAIKSKNVDWEIKEMPKIDVQEQKNNCFVSRSILKAIHLLQTEQTGSVLIESNNENTNPSELSSYIEILSKYYDESNIKKVFVIDLHYCEGQNYDVAGNILNFRISNNLLDYKKETNKIDLNWQKIKVENCDYLNVFFKTVLPVAYQFSPHLVAVFINFDDMTKNSITPELASFLIHWLSSFALGKVMVICRGTESESAKTAFLQLSRTLAGESLPKLTKFGDRYEGLEIIKELNDRIDEQWKCLNKFVKFPQ; this is encoded by the exons atgtctaGCACCGAAACTGCCATAACATTCAACGAAGAAATGACTAAACATCACTGTTTATGGGATCCAAACTACCCAGAATGTCCTGAACGGTTTAGCCACGTCTTGAAAAG ATGCCAAGAGCTCGGTTTAGTATCACGATGTCGAAGAATTCCTACGAGAGAAGCTACGAACGCTGAGATCTTGACCAAACATTCGCCGGAAACGATTACTTTACTGGAGGAATGTCAGAGTAAAGATGCCGAAGAACTGGAGAAAATTAGTTCGAAATTCGACGCTGTTTATATTTGTCCG GAAACTTTTAGATTAGCTAAGATGGCTGCTGGTAGCGTGATAGATTTGGTCAAAGAGGTATCCGAAGGAAAAGCACGAAATGGAATGGCCATCGTAAG aCCTCCGGGACATCATGCTATGAAATCGGCTTACTGCGGATATTGTTTTTATAATAATGTAGCATTAGCTGCTGATTATGCTTTGAAGCATTGCAACGTATCGAAGATCTTGATCGTTGATTGGGACGTGCATCATGGTCAAGCTACTCAGCAGATGTTCTACGATGATAACAG GGTCCTGTACTTCTCAATACACCGCTTCGAATACGGTACGTTCTGGCCAAATCTTCGTGAAAGTGATTACGACTACGTTGGCGAAGGAGCTGGTCTCGGATACAACTTCAATGTGCCTTTGAACAAAACGGGCTTCGGTAATTCCGAATACTTGGCTATATTCCACGAGCTTCTGTTACCAGCAGCCATCGAA TTCGAACCGAACCTTGTGTTGGTATCTGGCGGTTACGATGCGGCCTTAGGTGATGAGAAG GGAATGATGAAAGTTGAACCGGCTTGCTACGCTTATTTGTTGAATTCTTTGAAAGCTTTGGCTAATGGAAAAGTTGCTGTTGTGTTGGAG ggaggatattttttgaaatcattggCTGAAGGAGCAGCTCTAACCCTGAGAGCTCTTCTAGGAGACCCATGTCCAAATATAAATCCTTTAAGCGAACCAAATAAACCAGATGACAA ccTTTTAGAAACGATTCGAAACGTGATCCATAGTCATCGACCTTACTGGAAATGTTTCCAAATATACGATACATTTTCACCTTCCAAGCTTCCTCTACCTTCGAACTGCCATAATCCTACCATAAAATTCGAATACGACGAAGAACCTTTGGAAGTTTTCCCTACCAGGGAATGTTACCCTATTGTAACCGAAGATATAAAAACATATTTCAACGACTGGCTCGATGATCTCATTGAAA GTACCATTTTACGTTCACCAAAACATAAATGTGCTTTAATTTCTGATCGAAATGAATACCCAGTTTT actcGATTATAtgattcaaaatggaaaattcgttCGAGAAGATGGTAGCTGTgatatcgaattatttttcaatgcaaTTAAA TCCAAGAATGTTGATTGGGAAATTAAGGAAATGCCGAAAATTGACGTTCAAGAACAGAAGAATAATTGTTTTGTTTCTCGATCAATTCTAAAA GCAATTCATCTTCTCCAAACCGAACAAACCGGTTCTGTTCTAATCGAAAGTAACAACGAGAATACAAATCCTTCGGAATTATCATCCTACATTGAAATTCTGAGCAAATATTACGATGAATCGAACATTAAAAA AGTATTCGTGATCGATTTACATTACTGCGAAGGTCAAAATTATGACGTGGCAGGAAACATACTCAATTTTAGAATCAGCAATAACCTACTCGATTACAAAAAGGAAACAAATAAAATTGACTTGAATTGGCAGAAG ATAAAAGTGGAAAACTGCGATTAtttgaatgtatttttcaaaacagtgtTGCCAGTAGCGTACCAGTTCAGTCCTCATTTGGTGGCTGTTTTCATCAACTTTGATGATATGACAA AGAACTCAATTACTCCTGAATTAGCCAGCTTTTTGATCCACTGGCTGAGTTCTTTCGCTCTTGGAAAAGTGATGGTGATTTGTAGAGGAACAGAGAGCGAATCTGCCAAAACTGCTTTCCTACAGCTGAGCAGAACATTGGCAGGAGAATCATTACCGAAGCTGACAAAATTCGGTGATCGTTATGAAGGTTTGGAAATTATTAAAGAATTAAATGATCGAATAGATGAGCAATGGAAATGtttaaataaatttgtaaaatttccacAGTAA
- the LOC135848755 gene encoding polyamine deacetylase HDAC10-like isoform X1 — MSSTETAITFNEEMTKHHCLWDPNYPECPERFSHVLKRCQELGLVSRCRRIPTREATNAEILTKHSPETITLLEECQSKDAEELEKISSKFDAVYICPETFRLAKMAAGSVIDLVKEVSEGKARNGMAIVRPPGHHAMKSAYCGYCFYNNVALAADYALKHCNVSKILIVDWDVHHGQATQQMFYDDNRVLYFSIHRFEYGTFWPNLRESDYDYVGEGAGLGYNFNVPLNKTGFGNSEYLAIFHELLLPAAIEYDPDLIIISSGYDAAIGCPEGMMKVEPACYAYLLNSLKALANGKVAVVLEGGYFLKSLAEGAALTLRALLGDPCPNINPLSEPNKPDDNLLETIRNVIHSHRPYWKCFQIYDTFSPSKLPLPSNCHNPTIKFEYDEEPLEVFPTRECYPIVTEDIKTYFNDWLDDLIESTILRSPKHKCALISDRNEYPVLLDYMIQNGKFVREDGSCDIELFFNAIKSKNVDWEIKEMPKIDVQEQKNNCFVSRSILKAIHLLQTEQTGSVLIESNNENTNPSELSSYIEILSKYYDESNIKKVFVIDLHYCEGQNYDVAGNILNFRISNNLLDYKKETNKIDLNWQKIKVENCDYLNVFFKTVLPVAYQFSPHLVAVFINFDDMTKNSITPELASFLIHWLSSFALGKVMVICRGTESESAKTAFLQLSRTLAGESLPKLTKFGDRYEGLEIIKELNDRIDEQWKCLNKFVKFPQ, encoded by the exons atgtctaGCACCGAAACTGCCATAACATTCAACGAAGAAATGACTAAACATCACTGTTTATGGGATCCAAACTACCCAGAATGTCCTGAACGGTTTAGCCACGTCTTGAAAAG ATGCCAAGAGCTCGGTTTAGTATCACGATGTCGAAGAATTCCTACGAGAGAAGCTACGAACGCTGAGATCTTGACCAAACATTCGCCGGAAACGATTACTTTACTGGAGGAATGTCAGAGTAAAGATGCCGAAGAACTGGAGAAAATTAGTTCGAAATTCGACGCTGTTTATATTTGTCCG GAAACTTTTAGATTAGCTAAGATGGCTGCTGGTAGCGTGATAGATTTGGTCAAAGAGGTATCCGAAGGAAAAGCACGAAATGGAATGGCCATCGTAAG aCCTCCGGGACATCATGCTATGAAATCGGCTTACTGCGGATATTGTTTTTATAATAATGTAGCATTAGCTGCTGATTATGCTTTGAAGCATTGCAACGTATCGAAGATCTTGATCGTTGATTGGGACGTGCATCATGGTCAAGCTACTCAGCAGATGTTCTACGATGATAACAG GGTCCTGTACTTCTCAATACACCGCTTCGAATACGGTACGTTCTGGCCAAATCTTCGTGAAAGTGATTACGACTACGTTGGCGAAGGAGCTGGTCTCGGATACAACTTCAATGTGCCTTTGAACAAAACGGGCTTCGGTAATTCCGAATACTTGGCTATATTCCACGAGCTTCTGTTACCAGCAGCCATCGAA TACGATCCTGATTTAATAATCATCTCTAGCGGATACGACGCGGCCATCGGATGTCCGGAG GGAATGATGAAAGTTGAACCGGCTTGCTACGCTTATTTGTTGAATTCTTTGAAAGCTTTGGCTAATGGAAAAGTTGCTGTTGTGTTGGAG ggaggatattttttgaaatcattggCTGAAGGAGCAGCTCTAACCCTGAGAGCTCTTCTAGGAGACCCATGTCCAAATATAAATCCTTTAAGCGAACCAAATAAACCAGATGACAA ccTTTTAGAAACGATTCGAAACGTGATCCATAGTCATCGACCTTACTGGAAATGTTTCCAAATATACGATACATTTTCACCTTCCAAGCTTCCTCTACCTTCGAACTGCCATAATCCTACCATAAAATTCGAATACGACGAAGAACCTTTGGAAGTTTTCCCTACCAGGGAATGTTACCCTATTGTAACCGAAGATATAAAAACATATTTCAACGACTGGCTCGATGATCTCATTGAAA GTACCATTTTACGTTCACCAAAACATAAATGTGCTTTAATTTCTGATCGAAATGAATACCCAGTTTT actcGATTATAtgattcaaaatggaaaattcgttCGAGAAGATGGTAGCTGTgatatcgaattatttttcaatgcaaTTAAA TCCAAGAATGTTGATTGGGAAATTAAGGAAATGCCGAAAATTGACGTTCAAGAACAGAAGAATAATTGTTTTGTTTCTCGATCAATTCTAAAA GCAATTCATCTTCTCCAAACCGAACAAACCGGTTCTGTTCTAATCGAAAGTAACAACGAGAATACAAATCCTTCGGAATTATCATCCTACATTGAAATTCTGAGCAAATATTACGATGAATCGAACATTAAAAA AGTATTCGTGATCGATTTACATTACTGCGAAGGTCAAAATTATGACGTGGCAGGAAACATACTCAATTTTAGAATCAGCAATAACCTACTCGATTACAAAAAGGAAACAAATAAAATTGACTTGAATTGGCAGAAG ATAAAAGTGGAAAACTGCGATTAtttgaatgtatttttcaaaacagtgtTGCCAGTAGCGTACCAGTTCAGTCCTCATTTGGTGGCTGTTTTCATCAACTTTGATGATATGACAA AGAACTCAATTACTCCTGAATTAGCCAGCTTTTTGATCCACTGGCTGAGTTCTTTCGCTCTTGGAAAAGTGATGGTGATTTGTAGAGGAACAGAGAGCGAATCTGCCAAAACTGCTTTCCTACAGCTGAGCAGAACATTGGCAGGAGAATCATTACCGAAGCTGACAAAATTCGGTGATCGTTATGAAGGTTTGGAAATTATTAAAGAATTAAATGATCGAATAGATGAGCAATGGAAATGtttaaataaatttgtaaaatttccacAGTAA
- the LOC135846265 gene encoding polyadenylate-binding protein 4-like produces MNTGPGGPNYPMASLYVGDLHPDVTESMLFEKFSTAGPVLSIRVCRDMITRRSLGYAYVNFQQPADAERALDTMNFDTLKQKPIRIMWSQRDPSLRKSGVGNVFIKNLDKSIDNKAMYDTFSAFGNILSCKVGQDENGASKGYGFVHFETEEAANKAIERVNGMLLNGKKVFVGRFRTRGEREKELGEKAKLFTNVYVKNLPEDYSDDKLYELFEPYGHITSHKIMFSNDGKSKGFGFVAFEDPEAAEKAVQELNEKEISDGKPLYVGRAQKKAERQQELRRKFEQLKIERLNRYQGVNLYVKNLDDSIDDERLRKEFQPFGSITSAKVMLEDGRSKGFGFVCFSNPEEATKAVTEMNGRIVGIKPLYVALAQRKEDRKAHLTSQHMQRIANVRMQQMGQMFPTGSASGYFLPTLQPQPQRFFGPTQMAQIRPQPRWPAQPQVRPNAQAASYSMPAQFRTQTRVPTTVAQQTLRTAVTTRTLNTQPIPSRIPPMGQAVLAASGASAANAAAAASNRPQPFKYTSSVRNPPQGVPAVSQQAVQQPAVHVQGQEPLTATMLASADINEQKQMLGERLFPLIQSMYSDLAGKITGMLLEIDNSDLLHMLEHHESLKAKVEEAVAVLQAHQAKQAAASIKPAQITAAE; encoded by the exons ATGAATACCGGACCCGGCGGACCGAATTACCCAATGGCTTCGTTATATGTCGGCGATCTACATCCAGACGTCACCGAATCTATGCTATTCGAGAAATTCTCCACAGCTGGACCTGTACTCTCCATTCGCGTGTGTCGTGATATGATCACACGTCGATCTCTCGGTTATGCCTACGTTAATTTCCAACAACCAGCCGATG CTGAAAGAGCTTTAGATACTATGAACTTCGATACGTTGAAGCAAAAACCTATCAGGATAATGTGGTCTCAACGTGATCCATCTTTGAGAAAATCCGGCGTCGGAAACGTATTCAtcaaaaacctggataaaagtATCGATAACAAAGCCATGTACGACACGTTTTCAGCGTTTGGAAATATTCTCAGTTGCAAA GTTGGTCAAGATGAAAATGGTGCCTCAAAGGGATACGGATTCGTCCACTTCGAAACCGAAGAAGCTGCTAACAAGGCTATCGAACGTGTCAATGGAATGTTACTAAACGGCAAAAAA GTATTCGTTGGCAGATTCAGAACTCGTGGAGAACGTGAGAAGGAGCTCGGCGAAAAAGCCAAATTATTTACAAATGTGTACGTTAAAAACCTCCCAGAAGACTACAGCGATGATAAATTATACGAACTCTTCGAACCATATGGCCACATAACGAGTCACAAA ATAATGTTCAGCAACGATGGCAAATCAAAGGGATTCGGTTTCGTTGCATTCGAAGATCCAGAAGCGGCTGAAAAAGCGGTCcaagaattgaatgaaaaagaaatcagCGATGGCAAA CCTTTATACGTCGGACGAGCTCAAAAGAAAGCTGAAAGACAACAAGAGCTACGTCGTAAATTCGAGCAACTGAAAATAGAAAGACTTAACCGCTACCAAGGAGTAAACCTGTACGTTAAAAATCTAGACGACAGCATCGACGATGAACGTCTCCGTAAAGAATTCCAACCCTTCGGTTCCATAACTAGTGCAAAG GTTATGTTGGAAGATGGCCGCAGCAAGGGTTTCGGTTTCGTGTGCTTCTCGAATCCGGAAGAAGCCACCAAAGCTGTGACCGAAATGAACGGCCGTATTGTCGGTATTAAACCATTGTACGTTGCGTTAGCTCAACGCAAAGAAGATCGTAAAGCTCATCTGACGTCGCAGCACATGCAACGTATTGCCAACGTGCGCATGCAACAAATGGGTCAAATGTTCCCGACTGGTAGCGCTAGCGGATACTTCTTACCGACGCTGCAACCTCAACCGCAACGATTCTTCGGACCTACACAGATGGCGCAGATTAGACCGCAACCTAGATGGCCAGCGCAGCCTCAAGTCAGACCCAATGCTCAAGCAGCAA GTTACAGCATGCCTGCACAATTCCGAACGCAGACCAGAGTACCGACAACTGTAGCTCAACAAACCTTGCGAACAGCCGTGACCACGAGAACGCTCAACACGCAACCGATACCGTCGCGTATTCCACCAATGGGCCAAGCTGTATTGGCCGCCTCCGGAGCTTCAGCCGCCAACGCCGCTGCTGCCGCATCCAATAGACCGCAGCCGTTCAAATACACATCGTCTGTTCGTAATCCACCCCAAGGCGTACCTGCTGTATCTCAACAAGCAGTCCAACAGCCGGCCGTACATGTCCAAGGACAAGAGCCACTCACAGCTACCATGTTGGCCTCGGCCGATATCAACGAACAGAAACAAATGCTCGGAGAACGTTTATTCCCGCTTATTCAA AGCATGTACAGCGATCTGGCTGGAAAAATTACTGGAATGTTGCTAGAAATCGATAACTCCGATCTGTTACACATGTTGGAACACCACGAAAGTTTAAAAGCCAAG